The region CAGGCTGCCGGCCCCACTTCGGCGAGAAGACCGGCAAGTCGCCGACGATCAGCGGCGCGGCGCGTTCGGGCCGCTTGAAGTCGAAACGAACGGTACCTTGATCGATCACCGTCGCGCTTTTGATCACGGCGAATTGCGCGTTGAAGAGCGGCGAAGCCTGCGGGCTCGTCAGCGTATCGAACGAATATTTGACGTCGGCGGCGGTAATCGGATCGCCGTTCGAAAAGCGTGCGGCGGGATTGATATGGAACGTCGCTGAACTCAGGTCGGGGGCAACCTCGACATCCTCCGCAATCAGCGGGTATTCGGACGCCAGTTCGTCCCAGCTGCGCTGCATCAGCGTGTCGAACATCAGATTCTGAATGTCCGGCGCGGGCGCGCCGCGCACCAGAAACGGATTCAGCGAATCGTAAGTCTGCAGTTCGTTGTAGTTTTCGAAGTTCAGCGTACCGTTAGCCGGCGCGTCGGGATTCGCGTAGTCGAAATGCGTGAAATTGGCGGGATATTTCGGCTGGTCGTACTGTGAGATCGACGGCTTCGCCTGCGCGGACATCGAGACAGCGCCAAATGCGCACAACGCCGTCGCCACGACCGGTAGGACGCGCGATAACCGGAACTTCACATGTCTCATCTTCAGTTATGCGTGAGGACGTGCACCCGCTCGTGACCGGCGCACGATTCGTCGAATCGACGGGATGACGGCGCGTAAGCCTCGCGCGGTCACATCAACATATTGAACCGCGCCTGTTGCCAGCGGTAGCCGGCGACGCTCGATGCCGCGCGCCACCGGTAAAAAAGATCGCTCCGGCAATCCATCCGAAAAGCCGGAGCGACTCACGTACCACGCTCAGTAACTGGACATCAGAACTTGTACGTTGCGCCGATCTGGGCGAAGCGGCCAATGTACGTATACAGCGATTGGTCGTAGCCGTTCTGATCCAACGTACCATTCGCAAAGATCGGATCGTACGGCGGCGTCCGGTTGAAGATGTTGTCGATGCCGCCGAAGATCGTCCAGTTCTTGAAGCCCGTGTACGTCATCATCAGGTTGAACTGGCTGTACGATCCCACTCTGGTCGGCGCCGGCACCAGATTCTGCGCGTACGGCCCCGTGAACTGCCACGTCAACGCTGCGTCGAACTTGTGGTACGTCCAGTCCAGGGTAGTGTTGCCTCTCCAGCGCGGGAAGCTGCCGCCGAACGGCTGCGTGATGGTGAAGTTGTTACCTGCACCGTTCACCGGCGATCTACCCGGGAAGCCGATCTTGAAGCTGTCCACGTAAGCCCAGTCACCCGACAGGGTAAACGTACCGACCTTCGTCGGTAGCGCCTGGCGGAACGTGCCTTCGAAACCGTTCGTGTCGAGGTAGCCGAGGTTCTGGTACGGAATGACCTTGTACAGGAGGGCGCCCGTTGCCGGGTCGGTGACCACCTGCGAAGGCGAGCCCTGGCCGATCACGTTATCGACGCGAATCTTGTACCAGTCGAAGCCGACATCGGTCGTACGGGTCGGCGACAGCTGGAAGCCGATGTTGAAGTTACGCGTGCGCTCCGCCGCCAGTTTCGGATTACCCTCCGTGATCGAGGTGTAGTTCTGGCCGGTGTTCGGGTCCACCTGGATACCCATCGTTTGCGACTTGCTGTCTTCAACGAACGTCGGCGCACGGAAGCCGCGATTGTACGAGGTGTACATCGTGAGCGCCTGAACCGGCTGATAGCGCAGCGCGAAGCGCGGCGAGAACGCACCGCCGACATCGCTGTAGTGGTCGTAACGACCCGACTGGCTGAACGTCAGGTTACGCACAATCGGAATGTCAATCTGGTAATACACGGCCGCCACGTTGCGCTGGCCGTTCACCGTCTGGAGATTCGGATTGGTGACCAGGCCTTGCTGGAATTCCGCACCCGGCGTGAGTACTTCGCTCTGGTGCGTGAACTGCGCACCGAAGCCGAGACCCACGTCGCCCGCCGGCAGATGGAAGAGTTCCGGCGTCGACAGCGTCGCGTCAACGGTATCGAGCTTCGAGATACCCAGGTTGTTCGCGTCCATGTACAGCCCGTTGAACGCGTTCGGTGTCGCCGACGGATTCGCGAAATTCAGCGTGCCGTTCTGGTAAATGTCGGTCAGTACGGTGGGGTTCAGCTGGTTCGTGTAGGTGTTAGCGACCGTGCTTTGCGAGTGGCTGATCGACGTCGCCCAATCCCATTCGCCGTTCGGCAGGTCGAACGAGCCCTTGATGCCCGTGGACGCGCGCCAGTACGTGGCATACGTCTTTTCCGCTACCGTGTTCGGGAACGCATACGTGAGCGGCGTGGCAACGCCGAACGGGTTGTACGGGTTGCTCGCCGGCACCACCGTGTTGAACGGGGAAAGCAGCTTCGTCTGCGGATTCCACACAAGTGCGGGGACCTGCGGATTGCCGACAACGTTGTTCCACAGACCGTCGTTGGTGGTGGTCGTGTTGCTGCTGATCAGGAAGTCCCCGAACGCGGTCGTCTTATCGTTGATCTTGAAGTCGGCGTGAAGCTTCGCGTTCAGACGCTCGGTCATCGGCGCGATGGACATGCCTTCCGCGGTGTTGAAGCCGCAAACCGTGCCCGCCGATCCCGCAGTCAGCGAATTGGTGGCTGCAGGACGCACCGAACCGCCGAACGGACAGTTGCTCAACGCCTGCACGCCGCCGCCGGGCATGCTCCAGTACGACGGCGCGAGCAACGAGAGACCGCCCGGCTGGTTGGTGAAATCCTGATTGCGCGTCGAGTCGCGGTCCGCGAGCGTGAAGCCATTTGACTTGTAGTAGCTCGCGGCGGCCGTAACGTTGAAGCGATCGGAGTTGAGATCGCCGAAGCCGCCGAGCACGCCGAATTTGGTCGTGCCGGCGCCACCGCCACCGTTGATGGCGCTGCCGTAGCTGCCATCGAGTTGCAACCCCTGGAAGTTGTGCTTCGTAATGATGTTGACCACACCCGCAATGGCGTCCGAACCGTACTGCGACACGGCGCCGGTCTTCACGATTTCGATGCGGTCGATGGAGTTCAACGGCAGCGTGTTCAGGTCGAAGAAGGAGTCGACGCTGTTCGAGAAGAACGCGAACGGCGCAACGCGCTGTCCATCCACCAACACAAGCGTGTATTTTTCGCTGAGGCCGCGCAGGGCGATACCCGCGGCGCCCGCGGCAAAGTTGCCGGACTGACCTTCGCTCCAGCTATTCGCCGAGTTGGCCGAGGTCGTGCGCAGAAAATCGGCGACGGTCGTGGCGCCGCTATTCACAATGTCTTTCTGCGTAACCGTCTGCACCTGATTGAAGCCGACCTTGTCGGAGCTGCGAATCAGTGAACCGGTCACTTCGAACTTCTTCAGTTGCTGGACGCCTTTGCCAGACGGCGTCGCGGTGTTGTTGTCCGCGGACGGCGTTGCAGCGGCGCCCGATGCGGGAGCCGCTGCCGCTGCCGGCGTGCTTTCCGTTGTCGTCGCGCCCGCCGCGGTTCCTGTCGTGGCCGGCTGGCTTTGCGCAAACGCCGGTACGGCGATTGCGGCCGACAACGCCAGTTCAGCCCAGATTATTCTTTTGATGGCCAGCGCCAATGCCCTTTGTTTCATTTTTCCCCTTCTCGCTCGTCAGTAAGGCCACAGCTGTGTGTGAAGAGAGGTCTTGTGAACCTCTCCACTCGATATACGGCGATCTTGCGCCGCGCTCCGTTAAAGTCGCCCCGCACCTTTCTGCCTCACAACCCGGCCACGCAATGCCGGAATTGCAAATGCATCCACACAGACAGGACACTTCAAATAACTCAATATCGGACTACTTATTTATTACAAACGAAATGCGCAGCGCTTTCTAATTGTTTTCACTTCCAATACCACGAGTGATGGAGCGAACAACGTCCTCTCACCCGATCAACCCGCAATCGAACCTTAAGCAATGCTTACAAACACCGAGAGACTGCTTTCAACGAAAGCACGGAGCAAAGACACCTAAAACAATCTTGGCGTGCCCACCCACACGACCACCGCTTCTTCGCGGGCCGTATTGGCCCAGGCGTGAGGCACGGTGGACTCGTAATGCGCAGTGTCACCTGCCTGCAATACGAACGTTGTACCTTCTAACGTGAGCGATATCTGGCCGCTCATCACATACAAAAACTCTTCCCCTGCATGCGTCGTGACTTCCGACGGATTTTGCCCCACCGGCATCCTGACGAGAATGACTTCCAGCTTGCTGCCGACCGACAGATTCGTCAGCCGTCCAAAAAGATTCGCGGTCCCGTCAAATCCGAAATACTTCAGCTCATTCCCTCTACGCACCGACTTGTCTTCGGTCGGCGTGTCGACGAAGTACTGCACCGTGACACCTAAAGCTCGAGCAATGCCGACTAGCGATGTAATCGAAGGCGTTGCGTGCCCCCGTTCTACCTGCGACAAAAAGGGCTTGGAAATTCCCGCAGTTGTTGCCACCTCGTCCAGCGTGCGCTTGAGCCGTTGGCGAAGCGCGCGGATTTTGCTTCCTATAGAAACTGCGACCTGTGCCTTGTTATCGAGTGGCAAAACCATAGCAAGACAGAATCCCGTAGTCAAAATTAGTTTGATAAAACCAAACTATGTTTCATTGAGTGCAACGTCCTCCCTAAAACTCGCTCGATATGCCTGGTTGGTTATCGCCATGAGTGACTCAATCAATGCGATGTCCGGGAGGCTTTCACACTTGCCGCAAACCGGCCGATGGTTGCGCACGCAACCAGGCCCGGTCATTGGCGACGGCCGCCGCTCCATACGGCGAACATGCGCCTCCCGGTTCAATGTCCGGATACCCTGGATGCACTTCGCCGGATGCGACATATCAGGAACAGGCTGCCGTTACTTCGACGCAACCAGCACCCACAAACGGGCGAGGTCGGCCGAACCGTCGGTGCCCTTCACCGCGCGGAAGGTTTGCACTGCACGCGCTTTTTCGCCTGCGATGTAGTACGCCTCGCCGAGATGCAGTTGCGCCTGGTCCGGGTGATCGACTCCACCCTTCGCGATCGCTGCGTCCATTGCCATGAGACCTTGCTTGGTCTGACCGGCGAAGACCTGGTTGAAGCCGACGTCGACAGGTGCGACGGGGTTCGCGGGATCGACAGGTGCGTGCGCCCGTTTCGCGGCGAGCGCCTGCAACCGCTTCTCGCGATCCGACTGCGCATCGTGACCCAGAACGCCTGACGTAAAGCCCTGATCGATGACCTGTTTGCCTTCAGCCGTGGTACCCGCCACGATCGCGAGCTGGGTCATCTCCATGTAGTCGTCGGCGGTGGTGAGCGAGCCGATCGCACGGCGCAGCCGATACGTGTCGATATCGAGCGCCGACGAATAGCCGGGCTTGCTGCGGATCGCAGTGAACAGATCGTCCCAGTAAGACTGCTTCGGATGATAGGCGACCAGCTTTTCGAGCGTGCTGCGGTAGGTCGCGTCATCTTTCACGCGTTGCGCGCAAGTGCCGAGCAATTGCAGCTGCGATTCGTCGGGTGCGTGACCGGCACGCACTTGCGCATCGACGCTCGGCTTAAGCAGGCTCACGACATTGCCGCAATCATTTGCCAGGTAGTAGGACTGCACAAGCAAAGTCCGCATGTCGGGATCGCTGCCGCCCGATTTCAGATAGCGCTGCGCGACCTTCGCTGCCTGTGCGTAGTTTTTCTGCTGGAAGTAGATGCCTGCGAGCGCCGCGGTGGTGCGCTGCTCGTCAGCGCCGCTCAAGCGTCCGGAACCCAGCAAGGTTTCGTAGGCTTGAGCAGCTACGCCGGATTCGCCGGCTGCCGCAGCAGCAGCGCCGCGCATCTCCTGGACCATGTAGCTTTCATAGGGCGTTTTGCCCGCCACGGCATCCGCCTGATCGATCTTCGTCAACGCATCCTTGTACTTGTGCGCGCGATACAAATCCTGCGCGGCGTTCAGCGGCTTCGCCACATCCGGCCGCAAGGTGTCCGCGGCATGAGACGCGACCGGCAGCACGACGAGCGCAGACAGCCCTCCGACAGCGGCCGCAATGACGGCGCGCTTGAACCGTTGATGGATCGTTAGCATTCCACTTCCCTATTGCATGTACTGCTCGTTGCCGATCAGGCCGATTTTCGTCGCGCCCAGTCGTTGCGCGGACGCCATCACCTCCGCGACGTCTTTGTACGGCACCAGCTTGTTAGGCCGCAGATGGATTTCCGCCTGGACCGGTTCGGCCGCCACCTGGGCCAGCCTGGATTCGAGCGCCGCCCGATTCGGCACAGGCTGGCCATTCCAGGTCGTGGTGCCGTCGAAATCGATATCGATTTGCACCACTTCCGGCTGCGTGATCGGCGGCGGCGGATTGCCGACCGGCAAGTTCATCTTGATGGCATGCGTCTGGATCGGAATCGTGATGATCAACATGATCAGCAACACCAGCATTACGTCGATCAGCGGCGTGGTGTTGATATCGACCATCACATCCGGTTCAGCACTGCCACCGCCCGAAGATACGTTCATCCCCATAATCGTCTCCTGTCGACCAGAGTTAGCGCTTTAGCTGTCGGCCAGAGTTGGCGCTTTAGCGCTTACTCTGGTCCCATGCAAAGCACTTACTCTGGTCCCATGCAAAGCTAGCCGCCGCGCGCGGGCGGCTCAGTGATAAATGAAACCTTGGCGATACCGGCGCGCTCGCACGCGGTAATGACCCGGCCGATGAATTCATAACGGGCGCTCTGGTCACCGCGAACGTGCACCTCCGGTTGCGGCGTCATGACCGACGCGGTTTTCAGGCGTGCCAGCAGCGTAGGCGCATCGACCTGCTTCTCGTTCCAGAAGAAATCGCCGTCGCGATTGACCGCAATGACGATACTTTTGGGCGTCGTTTGCAGCGGCTGGATCGTCTCCTTCGGCAGTTGCACCGGCACCGTATGCGTCACCACCGGAATCGTGATCAGAAAGATGATCAACAGGACCAGCATCACATCGACGAGCGGCGTGGTATTGATACTGGAGATGACCTCGTCGTTATCTTCCTGCCCAACGCTCATAGCCATGACGGACTCCGCTTATTGGGCCAGCGATGCTTCGCGAGCGGCGGCGCGTGCCGGGCGCCGGCTGCCTGCGAGCAATACGGTGTGCAGTTGCGCGCCGAAGGCCCGAACACGCTCCATCACCGACTTGTTGCGGCGAACCAGGAAGTTATAGCCGAGCACGGCCGGCACTGCCACGGCAAGACCGATCGCGGTCATGATCAGCGCCTCGCCCACCGGACCCGCGACCTTGTCGATCGAGGCCTGGCCGGCGATACCGATTGCCGTCAGCGCGTGATAAATCCCCCAGACCGTACCGAACAGACCAACGAACGGAGCTGTCGAGCCGACCGTGCCGAGGAAAGCCAGACCGTCTTGCAGACGATTCGACACGTTGGTGATCGCGCGCTCGACCGAGGTATCGATCCACGTATTGCGGTCGACGGCTTCGAGCAACGCTTCGTCATGATGTTCGCCTGCTTCGATGGCCGTTTCCGCGATGAAGCGGAACGGCGACGATTCGTCGAGCCGCTTCGCGCCTTCGCTCAGCGACGGCGCGGTCCACAATTGCTCGTCGGCGCT is a window of Paraburkholderia sp. IMGN_8 DNA encoding:
- a CDS encoding TonB-dependent receptor, with protein sequence MKQRALALAIKRIIWAELALSAAIAVPAFAQSQPATTGTAAGATTTESTPAAAAAPASGAAATPSADNNTATPSGKGVQQLKKFEVTGSLIRSSDKVGFNQVQTVTQKDIVNSGATTVADFLRTTSANSANSWSEGQSGNFAAGAAGIALRGLSEKYTLVLVDGQRVAPFAFFSNSVDSFFDLNTLPLNSIDRIEIVKTGAVSQYGSDAIAGVVNIITKHNFQGLQLDGSYGSAINGGGGAGTTKFGVLGGFGDLNSDRFNVTAAASYYKSNGFTLADRDSTRNQDFTNQPGGLSLLAPSYWSMPGGGVQALSNCPFGGSVRPAATNSLTAGSAGTVCGFNTAEGMSIAPMTERLNAKLHADFKINDKTTAFGDFLISSNTTTTNDGLWNNVVGNPQVPALVWNPQTKLLSPFNTVVPASNPYNPFGVATPLTYAFPNTVAEKTYATYWRASTGIKGSFDLPNGEWDWATSISHSQSTVANTYTNQLNPTVLTDIYQNGTLNFANPSATPNAFNGLYMDANNLGISKLDTVDATLSTPELFHLPAGDVGLGFGAQFTHQSEVLTPGAEFQQGLVTNPNLQTVNGQRNVAAVYYQIDIPIVRNLTFSQSGRYDHYSDVGGAFSPRFALRYQPVQALTMYTSYNRGFRAPTFVEDSKSQTMGIQVDPNTGQNYTSITEGNPKLAAERTRNFNIGFQLSPTRTTDVGFDWYKIRVDNVIGQGSPSQVVTDPATGALLYKVIPYQNLGYLDTNGFEGTFRQALPTKVGTFTLSGDWAYVDSFKIGFPGRSPVNGAGNNFTITQPFGGSFPRWRGNTTLDWTYHKFDAALTWQFTGPYAQNLVPAPTRVGSYSQFNLMMTYTGFKNWTIFGGIDNIFNRTPPYDPIFANGTLDQNGYDQSLYTYIGRFAQIGATYKF
- a CDS encoding cupin domain-containing protein, producing the protein MVLPLDNKAQVAVSIGSKIRALRQRLKRTLDEVATTAGISKPFLSQVERGHATPSITSLVGIARALGVTVQYFVDTPTEDKSVRRGNELKYFGFDGTANLFGRLTNLSVGSKLEVILVRMPVGQNPSEVTTHAGEEFLYVMSGQISLTLEGTTFVLQAGDTAHYESTVPHAWANTAREEAVVVWVGTPRLF
- a CDS encoding tetratricopeptide repeat protein gives rise to the protein MLTIHQRFKRAVIAAAVGGLSALVVLPVASHAADTLRPDVAKPLNAAQDLYRAHKYKDALTKIDQADAVAGKTPYESYMVQEMRGAAAAAAGESGVAAQAYETLLGSGRLSGADEQRTTAALAGIYFQQKNYAQAAKVAQRYLKSGGSDPDMRTLLVQSYYLANDCGNVVSLLKPSVDAQVRAGHAPDESQLQLLGTCAQRVKDDATYRSTLEKLVAYHPKQSYWDDLFTAIRSKPGYSSALDIDTYRLRRAIGSLTTADDYMEMTQLAIVAGTTAEGKQVIDQGFTSGVLGHDAQSDREKRLQALAAKRAHAPVDPANPVAPVDVGFNQVFAGQTKQGLMAMDAAIAKGGVDHPDQAQLHLGEAYYIAGEKARAVQTFRAVKGTDGSADLARLWVLVASK
- a CDS encoding biopolymer transporter ExbD → MGMNVSSGGGSAEPDVMVDINTTPLIDVMLVLLIMLIITIPIQTHAIKMNLPVGNPPPPITQPEVVQIDIDFDGTTTWNGQPVPNRAALESRLAQVAAEPVQAEIHLRPNKLVPYKDVAEVMASAQRLGATKIGLIGNEQYMQ
- a CDS encoding biopolymer transporter ExbD, encoding MAMSVGQEDNDEVISSINTTPLVDVMLVLLIIFLITIPVVTHTVPVQLPKETIQPLQTTPKSIVIAVNRDGDFFWNEKQVDAPTLLARLKTASVMTPQPEVHVRGDQSARYEFIGRVITACERAGIAKVSFITEPPARGG
- a CDS encoding MotA/TolQ/ExbB proton channel family protein, yielding MKKRTLAALAASMLIAVTTVDTFVAPQMAHAQASDATASAVAPAAAAPQTAGSAADEAVPPPAPATSETVNNPYGLGALWKNGDFVARFVLILLVLMSMGSWYIMITKFFEQFRANRRAKSADEQLWTAPSLSEGAKRLDESSPFRFIAETAIEAGEHHDEALLEAVDRNTWIDTSVERAITNVSNRLQDGLAFLGTVGSTAPFVGLFGTVWGIYHALTAIGIAGQASIDKVAGPVGEALIMTAIGLAVAVPAVLGYNFLVRRNKSVMERVRAFGAQLHTVLLAGSRRPARAAAREASLAQ